The stretch of DNA TCCCTTCTCGATGCTCTCGTCGGAACCGGCCGGTACGGTTCGGAAAGTGAGGTCGTGGAAGAGGCCCTGCGTCTGCTGAGCAGCCGGGAGGCCCAGATCGCGCGCCTCCGGCAGGCGTTGCGCGAAGGTGTGGAGGGCGGCAACTATCAGCCGGCCGAGAGCGTGTTCGCCGAGTTGGAGGAACGCTACAGGACCCCGGATAGCGAGGCGTGAGGCGCGTCGTCATCTCCGCGCCCGCAGCCAAGGACCTCAGGGATGTCGGCGACGACATTGCGACCGATAGCCCCGTTCGGGCTCGACGATTCGTCGCCGCGCTCAAGGAGCGCTGCCTCAGCCTCGCGTTCCATCCGTTCCGCGGCAAACCTTCTCCTGAGATCGGCCTTGACGTGCGTATGCTGGTCGCAGGCAACGACCTGATCCTGTACCGCATCCAGACCGAGATCGTGATGATCGATCGGATCATCCACGGCGCACGCGACATGGCGGGCCTAGACGACGACCTGTGATATGGCCCGGGGATGACCGAGCCCAATCCCTTGCGCGTCACCCGGCTGATCGCCCGCGACTTCCGCAACCACGCCGACCTCGACCTCGCGGTCGGGCGCCACTTCGTCGCGCTGGTGGGGGAGAATGGGGCCGGCAAGACCAACATCCTGGAGGCCCTGTCGCTGTTCGCCCCCGGACGGGGCCTGCGCCGGGCGGATTTGTCCGGGATGGCGCGCGAGGGCGGGGCCGGCGGCTTCGCGGTGTCGCTGATGCTCGAAGGCCCCAACGGCGACCACCGCATCGGCACCGCCTGGGAGCCGCCGCGGGGGCGCGACGAGCGCGGCGGCCGGCTCTGCCGCATCGACGGAGCCACCGCGCCCTCCCCTACGGCGTTCGCCGAGCAGGTGCGGGTGGTCTGGCTCACCCCCGATCTCGACGCGCTGTTTCGCGGGCCGGCGGGCGACCGCCGCCGCTTCCTCGACCGGCTGGTGCTCGCCGTCGATGCCGGCCACGGCGCCCGGGTGAGCGCGATGGAGCGGGCGCTCCGCTCGCGCAACCGCCTGCTGGAGGAGCGGCCCGACGACGGGCCCTGGCTCGACGCCGTCGAGCGCGAGGTAGCGGAACTCGCCG from Methylobacterium aquaticum encodes:
- a CDS encoding type II toxin-antitoxin system ParD family antitoxin; the protein is MSRSVSLDSPSASLLDALVGTGRYGSESEVVEEALRLLSSREAQIARLRQALREGVEGGNYQPAESVFAELEERYRTPDSEA
- a CDS encoding type II toxin-antitoxin system RelE/ParE family toxin codes for the protein MRRVVISAPAAKDLRDVGDDIATDSPVRARRFVAALKERCLSLAFHPFRGKPSPEIGLDVRMLVAGNDLILYRIQTEIVMIDRIIHGARDMAGLDDDL
- the recF gene encoding DNA replication/repair protein RecF (All proteins in this family for which functions are known are DNA-binding proteins that assist the filamentation of RecA onto DNA for the initiation of recombination or recombinational repair.), encoding MTEPNPLRVTRLIARDFRNHADLDLAVGRHFVALVGENGAGKTNILEALSLFAPGRGLRRADLSGMAREGGAGGFAVSLMLEGPNGDHRIGTAWEPPRGRDERGGRLCRIDGATAPSPTAFAEQVRVVWLTPDLDALFRGPAGDRRRFLDRLVLAVDAGHGARVSAMERALRSRNRLLEERPDDGPWLDAVEREVAELAVAVALARRETVERLDSLILSTRDEASPFPWAGVRLEGDIDDLVAVWPAVDAEDRYRATLRQNRFRDRAAGRTLAGPQASDLVVRHGPKDVPAATASTGEQKALLIGLVLAHARLVTGMSGLSPLVLLDEVAAHLDPRRRAGLFDALEALPGQVWMTGADPVLFGELGGRADVVQVAEGSVRA